A DNA window from Drosophila biarmipes strain raj3 chromosome 2R, RU_DBia_V1.1, whole genome shotgun sequence contains the following coding sequences:
- the LOC108026861 gene encoding venom allergen 3-like isoform X4, whose product MNSGLVLPLVLLLPLASGYNYCNNQTHRCIERKMVHFMCRLHKFAPLGSTTRYYDMVPDTPKLQSKILSILNHFRDRFAGGALRTSENRTFERAKRMRLLIWDSELGYMARAHAATISFLHSECRSTKRFPYVGEVMAMMVPKAKPKLSIGYVLERMFEKVFDEHLRVPDPEALLEAFHPVRSRRDFNCAHFLNVISDRTSRVGCGLAVATNCRHGSAANFCHFLTCHFDFNNLNGTYIYKAGEPGSCGDWRTARSNKYPNLCTNNGDLFPMDHGD is encoded by the exons ATGAATTCCGGTCTAGTTCTACCATTGGTACTGCTGTTGCCCTTGGCTTCCGGCTACAACTACTGCAACAATCAGACCCATAGGTGCATCGAGCGCAAAATGGTGCACTTCATGTGCCGCCTGCACAAGTTTGCTCCCCTGGGCAGCACTACCCGGTACTATGACATGGTTCCGGACACCCCGAAACTGCAATCAAAGATACTGTCCATACTAAACCACTTCAGGGACCGATTTGCGGGCGGCGCCTTGAGGACGAGTGAGAACAGGACCTTCGAGAGGGCCAAGCGGATGCGCCTGCTCATTTGGGACAGCGAACTGGGCTACATGGCTCGCGCCCACGCTGCCACCATATCCTTTCTGCACTCCGAGTGCCGGTCCACCAAGCGATTCCCCTATGTGGGCGAGGTCATGGCCATGATGGTCCCGAAGGCCAAGCCCAAGCTCAGCATTGGTTATGTGCTGGAAAGGATGTTCGAAAAGGTGTTCGACGAGCACCTGCGGGTTCCGGACCCGGAGGCCCTTCTTGAGGCCTTCCACCCCGTCAG ATCCCGCAGAGACTTCAACTGCGCGCACTTCCTTAACGTCATCAGCGATCGAACCTCCCGCGTGGGTTGTGGTCTGGCCGTGGCCACCAACTGCCGCCACGGGTCAGCAGCCAA CTTTTGCCACTTTCTGACATGCCACTTCGACTTCAACAACTTGAACGGAACCTATATCTATAAGGCCGGAGAGCCCGGCTCTTGTGGCGACTGGCGCACTGCGAGGAGCAATAAGTACCCCAACCTGTGCACAAACAACGGAGACCTCTTTCCTATG GACCACGGCGACTAG
- the LOC108026826 gene encoding protein tamozhennic — MSDFVPRDLLPDLWEEILRRHWLFLEMEDSMQKLEERKQLEGCLKEFLCVVQHDRKFFLPETGHVLRRSVRELPDFSAQNALVAFETISQYANNLFTKPWRKEYRTLKTYSGCFQHNIQPRLLDAEQLFLAMGYRRVSDDTFVLEGPICPDQVTNVSRDAMAAYVECQIMKHIYAGVAAAGYTCTWKDILQYRERIVGGTSRTIKEMVSQLSEKRMRKDQPPAVQENTYSNVATVAPSNCVLHGSNQAHHTSSTGSCALHPNGINEGVKYMPPYPALPPQQPHLPSPLMTHSRSLEHYQEPHALLPHRHSFDQQVQQQCQLPHVYEAPYDCLDGLSMGSTASYAAVAGAYNAPGNRYPLPFNISSHLNAPYTAPADVYGSGDHPNLYATLEKTGPAHSCDFHRRQPSTSAAAAAALAAMQHRQSTYPPDHHLIDFDERAHLTQHDFGTHDYDPQYAELRGQVQPSMRSNPAAMYATYGGYDLPTTLPQAPPPTAQDMYIYARPVPKSSRMRALAEAGGINPTDKHPRSAEKQNTMDNNRKMHKELKERGSRTAPAKRSGNERDIPTTISDMNSYDSASLDGFGTLDSASPPLMPKVQEGVGSFESWNYVFKNLERSGYTKDLGDREDLLVQSLDLDSLAISNGGAAAPPAEKRREATKPTNGEKARTLEKKSGTSRREAKVVQAPAPSPLPNSSSAGVKKVKSALKTAVVDNRGTGSRHRTGAVPKQPPAVSPQLIVTSPNEWSCSFCTFLNPDTKRICEMCCRSKDFNLEAASAASSSAAAAAASAASVSHASSTCV, encoded by the exons ATGTCAGATTTCGTGCCGCGCGACCTCCTCCCCGATTTGTGGGAGGAGATACTCCGGCGCCACTGGTTGTTCCTCGAGATGGAGGACAGCATGCAGAAGCTCGAGGAACGCAAGCAGCTGGAGG GCTGCCTAAAGGAGTTTCTGTGCGTGGTGCAGCACGATCGCAAGTTCTTCCTCCCGGAAACCGGGCATGTCCTGCGGCGATCCGTGCGCGAGCTGCCCGACTTTTCGGCCCAGAACGCCCTCGTTGCCTTCGAGACCATCAGCCAGTATGCCAACAACCTGTTCACAAAACCCTGGCGGAAGGAGTATCGCACTCTCAAG ACCTATTCGGGATGCTTCCAGCACAACATCCAACCCCGCCTGCTGGACGCCGAGCAGCTCTTCCTGGCCATGGGCTATCGCAGGGTTTCCGATGACACCTTCGTCCTAGAGGGTCCCATCTGCCCGGACCAGGTGACGAATGTTTCGCGCGACGCCATGGCCGCCTACGTGGAGTGCCAGATCATGAAGCACATCTACGCCGGGGTGGCTGCGGCGGGATACACCTGCACTTGGAAGGACATACTGCAGTATCGCGAGCGAATTGTTGGCGGCACTTCGAGGACCATCAAGGAGATGGTCAGCCAGTTGAGTGAGAAACGGATGCGCAAGGATCAGCCGCCGGCTGTGCAGGAGAATACCTACAGCAATGTGGCGACAGTTGCGCCATCCAATTGCGTTCTCCATGGCAGCAACCAGGCTCATCATACCAGCAGCACCGGCAGTTGCGCCCTGCACCCGAATGGGATAAACGAGGGGGTAAAGTATATGCCACCGTATCCAGCGCTAccgccgcagcagccgcaTCTTCCGAGTCCGCTGATGACGCATTCTCGCAGCTTGGAGCACTACCAGGAGCCGCACGCTCTTCTGCCGCATCGGCACTCCTTCGACCAGCAGGTCCAGCAGCAGTGTCAGCTGCCTCACGTCTACGAGGCGCCCTACGATTGCCTGGATGGCCTGAGCATGGGCAGCACGGCCTCCTACGCGGCTGTGGCTGGGGCCTATAATGCTCCGGGAAACCGCTATCCGCTGCCGTTCAACATCTCCAGCCACCTGAATGCACCTTATACCGCACCCGCCGATGTGTACGGAAGTGGTGACCACCCCAATTTGTACGCCACTTTGGAAAAAACTGGCCCGGCTCATAGTTGCGATTTCCATCGGCGTCAGCCGAGTACTtctgcagctgctgccgccgctttGGCAGCCATGCAGCATCGGCAGAGCACCTATCCGCCCGACCACCATCTGATCGACTTTGACGAGCGGGCGCATCTCACCCAGCACGATTTTGGGACGCATGACTACGATCCGCAGTACGCCGAATTGAGGGGCCAGGTGCAGCCAAGTATGCGCTCCAATCCGGCTGCAATGTATGCCACATACGGGGGCTACGATCTGCCCACCACGTTGCCTCAAGCGCCACCGCCAACGGCCCAGGACATGTACATCTACGCTCGACCGGTGCCCAAGAGCAGCCGGATGCGAGCCCTGGCCGAGGCAGGGGGCATAAACCCGACTGACAAGCATCCGCGATCAGCGGAAAAGCAG AATACCATGGACAATAATCGCAAGATGCACAAGGAATTGAAAGAACGGGGTAGTCGAACGGCTCCTGCGAAGAGATCGGGCAACGAACGTGATATACCCACCACCATTTCCGACATGAACAGCTACGATTCGGCCAGCCTGGATGGCTTTGGGACCCTGGACAGCGCGTCGCCACCTCTGATGCCCAAGGTTCAGGAGGGTGTAGGCAGTTTCGAGTCTTGGAACTATGTATTTAAGAACCTTGAGCGTTCGGGCTACACCAAGGACTTGGGCGACCGCGAGGACTTGCTCGTTCAGAGCCTGGACCTCGACTCGCTGGCCATATCGAATGGCGGAGCGGCTGCTCCTCCGGCGGAAAAGAGGCGCGAGGCCACAAAACCCACGAATGGCGAGAAGGCACGCACGCTGGAGAAGAAATCAGGGACTAGTCGACGCGAGGCCAAGGTGGTGCAGGCCCCAGCGCCAAGTCCACTGCCCAATAGTAGCAGTGCCGGCGTGAAGAAGGTCAAGTCCGCTTTAAAGACGGCCGTCGTGGACAATCGGGGAACAGGATCGCGGCATCGCACGGGAGCTGTGCCCAAACAACCGCCGGCCGTGTCCCCGCAGCTGATTGTGACCAGTCCGAACGAGTGGAGCTGCAGCTTCTGCACCTTCCTCAATCCGGACACCAAGCGCATCTGCGAGATGTGCTGCCGCAGCAAGGACTTCAATCTGGAGGCCGCCTCGGCAGCTTCCTCCtcggctgctgcagctgcagcatcGGCGGCCAGTGTGTCGCACGCATCGTCGACCTGCGTCTAG
- the LOC108026861 gene encoding antigen 5 like allergen Cul n 1-like isoform X3 produces the protein MIPRLLLPLMLLLTLASGYNYCNNKTHRCVMQNMEHFMCRLKKFPAYGGQAKLHDIVPDTKNFEEIVLDLLNGLRNLFASGKLKTRRNKRFAKARRMRKLIWDKELAYLARNHASTMSFMRTECRSTRRFPYVGEIPAVVVPRKKLSVKQICRRAFQRMFDEYLNVTDPEALLHAFDAVR, from the exons ATGATCCCCAGACTTCTATTACCACTCATGTTGCTGTTGACGCTGGCTTCCGGCTACAACTACTGCAACAACAAGACCCACAGGTGTGTCATGCAGAACATGGAGCACTTCATGTGCCGGCTGAAGAAGTTTCCTGCCTACGGAGGCCAGGCCAAGTTGCACGACATCGTGCCGGACACGAAAAATTTTGAGGAAATAGTGCTGGATCTGCTGAACGGTCTGCGGAACCTGTTTGCGAGCGGAAAGCTGAAAACGAGAAGGAACAAACGCTTTGCGAAGGCCCGGCGGATGCGCAAGCTCATCTGGGACAAGGAGCTGGCGTACCTGGCCCGCAACCATGCGTCCACGATGTCCTTCATGCGCACGGAGTGCCGCTCCACCCGGAGGTTCCCCTACGTGGGTGAGATCCCTGCTGTGGTGGTCCCGAGGAAGAAGCTCAGTGTAAAGCAGATATGTAGAAGAGCGTTTCAAAGGATGTTCGACGAGTATCTGAATGTTACGGACCCAGAGGCGCTGCTCCATGCCTTCGACGCCGTCAG ATAG
- the LOC108026861 gene encoding venom allergen 3-like isoform X1: MNSGLVLPLVLLLPLASGYNYCNNQTHRCIERKMVHFMCRLHKFAPLGSTTRYYDMVPDTPKLQSKILSILNHFRDRFAGGALRTSENRTFERAKRMRLLIWDSELGYMARAHAATISFLHSECRSTKRFPYVGEVMAMMVPKAKPKLSIGYVLERMFEKVFDEHLRVPDPEALLEAFHPVRDFNCAHFLNVISDRTSRVGCGLAVATNCRHGSAANFCHFLTCHFDFNNLNGTYIYKAGEPGSCGDWRTARSNKYPNLCTNNGDLFPMDHGD; the protein is encoded by the exons ATGAATTCCGGTCTAGTTCTACCATTGGTACTGCTGTTGCCCTTGGCTTCCGGCTACAACTACTGCAACAATCAGACCCATAGGTGCATCGAGCGCAAAATGGTGCACTTCATGTGCCGCCTGCACAAGTTTGCTCCCCTGGGCAGCACTACCCGGTACTATGACATGGTTCCGGACACCCCGAAACTGCAATCAAAGATACTGTCCATACTAAACCACTTCAGGGACCGATTTGCGGGCGGCGCCTTGAGGACGAGTGAGAACAGGACCTTCGAGAGGGCCAAGCGGATGCGCCTGCTCATTTGGGACAGCGAACTGGGCTACATGGCTCGCGCCCACGCTGCCACCATATCCTTTCTGCACTCCGAGTGCCGGTCCACCAAGCGATTCCCCTATGTGGGCGAGGTCATGGCCATGATGGTCCCGAAGGCCAAGCCCAAGCTCAGCATTGGTTATGTGCTGGAAAGGATGTTCGAAAAGGTGTTCGACGAGCACCTGCGGGTTCCGGACCCGGAGGCCCTTCTTGAGGCCTTCCACCCCGTCAG AGACTTCAACTGCGCGCACTTCCTTAACGTCATCAGCGATCGAACCTCCCGCGTGGGTTGTGGTCTGGCCGTGGCCACCAACTGCCGCCACGGGTCAGCAGCCAA CTTTTGCCACTTTCTGACATGCCACTTCGACTTCAACAACTTGAACGGAACCTATATCTATAAGGCCGGAGAGCCCGGCTCTTGTGGCGACTGGCGCACTGCGAGGAGCAATAAGTACCCCAACCTGTGCACAAACAACGGAGACCTCTTTCCTATG GACCACGGCGACTAG
- the LOC108026860 gene encoding antigen 5 like allergen Cul n 1-like isoform X1, whose product MINMALNLVLAVLLLLPLTFGYNYCNNRTHLCDLRKLKHFMCRLEEFPAFGTAKFHAIVPDTGVVRRETLGVINTFRNTFASGDLTTRDNKSFPAAKRMRRLNWDEELAYLARTHSATVSFKHSECRCTLRFPWVGEVMSLLAPQESKPTILHVLKKLLTPMFEEYKDVEDPEGLLVAYDPIRDFPVSHFTLFASDRVSRVGCGIAVGTDCNVGRKVGFCHFLTCHFDFNNVANSYVYKAGKPASGCNDWNTVGSHKYSHLCANPGGLLPTKVDD is encoded by the exons ATGATCAACATGGCCTTAAACTTGGTGCTAGCCGTGCTACTGCTACTGCCCCTTACTTTTGGCTACAACTACTGCAACAACAGAACCCACTTGTGCGATCTACGCAAACTGAAGCACTTTATGTGCCGGCTGGAGGAGTTTCCTGCCTTCGGAACTGCCAAGTTTCATGCCATCGTTCCGGACACCGGCGTGGTGAGGAGGGAAACATTGGGCGTGATAAACACCTTCCGGAACACGTTCGCCAGCGGGGATCTCACGACGAGGGACAACAAGTCGTTTCCGGCCGCCAAGCGGATGCGCAGACTCAACTGGGACGAGGAGCTGGCGTACCTGGCACGCACCCACTCCGCCACCGTCTCCTTCAAGCACTCCGAGTGCCGGTGCACCCTGCGATTCCCGTGGGTGGGCGAGGTCATGTCGCTGTTGGCCCCTCAGGAGTCCAAGCCAACTATCCTCCATGTTttgaaaaagttgttgacTCCGATGTTTGAGGAGTATAAGGATGTCGAGGATCCCGAGGGCCTCCTCGTTGCTTACGACCCCATAAG GGACTTCCCCGTCAGTCACTTCACCCTCTTCGCCAGCGATCGAGTGTCCCGAGTGGGGTGTGGCATTGCCGTGGGTACCGACTGCAATGTGGGCCGTAAAGTCGG CTTCTGCCACTTCCTGACCTGCCACTTCGACTTCAACAACGTGGCGAATTCGTATGTCTATAAGGCCGGAAAACCTGCCAGTGGCTGCAATGACTGGAACACGGTCGGCAGCCACAAGTACTCGCACTTGTGCGCCAACCCCGGCGGTCTTTTACCAACG AAGGTCGACGACTAA
- the LOC108026860 gene encoding antigen 5 like allergen Cul n 1-like isoform X2, with protein MINMALNLVLAVLLLLPLTFGYNYCNNRTHLCDLRKLKHFMCRLEEFPAFGTAKFHAIVPDTGVVRRETLGVINTFRNTFASGDLTTRDNKSFPAAKRMRRLNWDEELAYLARTHSATVSFKHSECRCTLRFPWVGEVMSLLAPQESKPTILHVLKKLLTPMFEEYKDVEDPEGLLVAYDPIRDFPVSHFTLFASDRVSRVGCGIAVGTDCNVGRKVGFCHFLTCHFDFNNVANSYVYKAGKPASGCNDWNTVGSHKYSHLCANPGGLLPTVDD; from the exons ATGATCAACATGGCCTTAAACTTGGTGCTAGCCGTGCTACTGCTACTGCCCCTTACTTTTGGCTACAACTACTGCAACAACAGAACCCACTTGTGCGATCTACGCAAACTGAAGCACTTTATGTGCCGGCTGGAGGAGTTTCCTGCCTTCGGAACTGCCAAGTTTCATGCCATCGTTCCGGACACCGGCGTGGTGAGGAGGGAAACATTGGGCGTGATAAACACCTTCCGGAACACGTTCGCCAGCGGGGATCTCACGACGAGGGACAACAAGTCGTTTCCGGCCGCCAAGCGGATGCGCAGACTCAACTGGGACGAGGAGCTGGCGTACCTGGCACGCACCCACTCCGCCACCGTCTCCTTCAAGCACTCCGAGTGCCGGTGCACCCTGCGATTCCCGTGGGTGGGCGAGGTCATGTCGCTGTTGGCCCCTCAGGAGTCCAAGCCAACTATCCTCCATGTTttgaaaaagttgttgacTCCGATGTTTGAGGAGTATAAGGATGTCGAGGATCCCGAGGGCCTCCTCGTTGCTTACGACCCCATAAG GGACTTCCCCGTCAGTCACTTCACCCTCTTCGCCAGCGATCGAGTGTCCCGAGTGGGGTGTGGCATTGCCGTGGGTACCGACTGCAATGTGGGCCGTAAAGTCGG CTTCTGCCACTTCCTGACCTGCCACTTCGACTTCAACAACGTGGCGAATTCGTATGTCTATAAGGCCGGAAAACCTGCCAGTGGCTGCAATGACTGGAACACGGTCGGCAGCCACAAGTACTCGCACTTGTGCGCCAACCCCGGCGGTCTTTTACCAACG GTCGACGACTAA
- the LOC108026861 gene encoding antigen 5 like allergen Cul n 1-like isoform X2, whose translation MIPRLLLPLMLLLTLASGYNYCNNKTHRCVMQNMEHFMCRLKKFPAYGGQAKLHDIVPDTKNFEEIVLDLLNGLRNLFASGKLKTRRNKRFAKARRMRKLIWDKELAYLARNHASTMSFMRTECRSTRRFPYVGEIPAVVVPRKKLSVKQICRRAFQRMFDEYLNVTDPEALLHAFDAVRDYYVGHFTIIIADRASRVGCGVAVGSNCLPTSQFCYFVTCYFDFNNLQGSFVYKAGDPVSSCDDWGVHGSDKYSFLCKNNGQIYHHDHGRW comes from the exons ATGATCCCCAGACTTCTATTACCACTCATGTTGCTGTTGACGCTGGCTTCCGGCTACAACTACTGCAACAACAAGACCCACAGGTGTGTCATGCAGAACATGGAGCACTTCATGTGCCGGCTGAAGAAGTTTCCTGCCTACGGAGGCCAGGCCAAGTTGCACGACATCGTGCCGGACACGAAAAATTTTGAGGAAATAGTGCTGGATCTGCTGAACGGTCTGCGGAACCTGTTTGCGAGCGGAAAGCTGAAAACGAGAAGGAACAAACGCTTTGCGAAGGCCCGGCGGATGCGCAAGCTCATCTGGGACAAGGAGCTGGCGTACCTGGCCCGCAACCATGCGTCCACGATGTCCTTCATGCGCACGGAGTGCCGCTCCACCCGGAGGTTCCCCTACGTGGGTGAGATCCCTGCTGTGGTGGTCCCGAGGAAGAAGCTCAGTGTAAAGCAGATATGTAGAAGAGCGTTTCAAAGGATGTTCGACGAGTATCTGAATGTTACGGACCCAGAGGCGCTGCTCCATGCCTTCGACGCCGTCAG GGACTACTACGTGGGCCACTtcaccatcatcatcgccGACCGAGCCTCGCGTGTGGGATGTGGCGTGGCCGTGGGCTCCAACTGCCTGCCGACTTCCCA GTTCTGTTACTTCGTGACCTGCTACTTCGACTTCAACAACCTGCAGGGCTCGTTTGTGTACAAGGCGGGTGACCCCGTCTCATCCTGCGACGACTGGGGCGTGCATGGCAGCGATAAGTACTCCTTCCTGTGCAAGAACAATGGCCAGATCTACCACCAC GACCACGGCCGGTGGTAG
- the LOC108026850 gene encoding programmed cell death protein 2, which yields MEIDLGFAEKSDDSAWLSNRYFPSKLGGQPAWLELELLPSTSQMQCSKCQAPKSFLAQLYAPFEEEFNFHRSIYVFLCRNPDCQVAQSAGNFTVLRSQLPRKNKFFDEEEPSDVGDPLPSVPSLKKLCAACGCHAPHACSKCKAIHYCSSEHQRAHWPQHKPNCGASEGSTAEPLPQIVFPEFEIVMDSNPIEPGEDDKDDAARLAEFQELEASGKTGDLVNVSEAEMDKYFGSDTAANDKTFRQFKKQTAAEPDQIVRYKRGGQPLWITNVATTVEDQLKELPNCTVCGGARQFEFQIMPQTLTLLEDENLDWGVLSVYTCARSCPIEGYVEELLIKQDIAAEEQS from the exons atggAGATTGACTTGGGATTCGCGGAAAAAAGCGACGATTCCGCCTGGCTGAGTAACCGTTACTTTCCCAGCAAGTTGGGTGGCCAGCCAGCCTGGCTGGAACTGGAGTTGCTGCCGTCCACGTCGCAGATGCAGTGCAGCAAGTGCCAGGCTCCCAAATCCTTCCTGGCCCAGCTTTACGCCCCCTTTGAGGAAGAGTTCAACTTCCACCGCTCGATCTATGTGTTCCTCTGCAGGAATCCCGACTGTCAGGTGGCCCAAAGTGCAGG GAATTTCACAGTACTGAGGTCGCAGTTGCCGCGGAAAAACAAGTTCTTCGATGAGGAAGAGCCAAGCGACGTGGGAGATCCCTTG CCCTCCGTTCCCAGCCTGAAGAAGTTGTGCGCCGCCTGCGGGTGCCATGCTCCCCACGCCTGCAGCAAATGCAAAGCTATCCACTACTGCTCCTCGGAGCACCAGCGGGCCCACTGGCCACAGCACAAGCCAAACTGCGGAGCATCGGAAGGATCCACTGCTGAACCTCTGCCTCAAATAGTCTTCCCAGAGTTCGAGATTGTGATGGACAGCAATCCCATAGAACCCGGCGAGGATGACAAAGACGACGCGGCTCGCTTGGCCGAGTTTCAGGAGCTGGAGGCCAGTGGTAAGACGGGAGACTTGGTCAATGTTTCCGAGGCAGAGATGGACAAGTACTTTGGAAGCGATACGGCTGCCAATGACAAGACCTTCCGTCAGTTCAAAAAACAAACCGCCGCCGAGCCCGATCAGATTGTGCGCTATAAACGGGGTGGTCAGCCTCTGTGGATCACCAACGTCGCCACCACGGTGGAGGATCAACTAAAGGAGCTGCCCAACTGCACCGTTTGTGGAGGAGCCCGCCAGTTCGAGTTCCAAATCATGCCGCAAACACTGACGCTACTCGAGGACGAAAACCTGGACTGGGGCGTACTGTCGGTGTACACTTGTGCCAGGAGCTGCCCCATCGAGGGCTACGTGGAGGAGCTGCTCATCAAGCAGGACATTGCGGCTGAGGAACAGAGTTGA